The following coding sequences are from one Humulus lupulus chromosome X, drHumLupu1.1, whole genome shotgun sequence window:
- the LOC133804283 gene encoding uncharacterized protein LOC133804283, whose product MERSEPALAPQWLRNTGSVTGGGNSAHHFASSSHSDVSSLAPHARSRTSKTLSEFETRSSFLDRSSSSNSRRSSSNGSAKHAYSSFNRSHRDKDREKEKDRFGDHWDRDSSDPLGNIFTRVEKDTLRRSQSLVSRKPGEQLSRRVSTDLKSSSNSNHSNGNGTLSGCLGASIQKAVFEKDFPSLGTEERQGVPDIGRVSSPGFTTAVQSLPVANSSLVGGEGWTSALVEVPPKNGNSGSGSFPLQQTAAAVTSGSGTPTAMAGLNMAEALAQAPSRTRAAPQLSVKTQRLEELAIKQSRQLIPVTPSLPKTLTLSSDKSKPKTGARTGEMNVTPKSGQQQQSSLHNVNQYLRGGSMKPDTPKTSHGKFLVLKPVRENGVSPSSKDVTSPTYSSTSKAFNTQVAAAPPVVSASSRSPNSRKVSSLERKVAALDLKSGPALEKKPSLSQSQSRNDFFNLIKKKTSVNPSTALPDSGPHISSPTSEKSGEETREAFSAPASPHTVENGAEVNGNGDSCKEIQRFSDGGEDECPSAALYLDEEEVKFLRSLGWDENAAEDEGLTEEEISAFYEECMKKGPSFKLCRGLQPKFSMLPESHATNPGGASSELSSSDSGSDA is encoded by the exons ATGGAAAGAAGTGAACCTGCGTTAGCTCCACAATGGTTGAGAAATACCGGAAGTGTTACTGGGGGTGGCAATTCAGCCCACCACTTTGCGTCTTCTTCTCACTCTG ATGTTTCTTCTTTGGCTCCTCATGCAAGAAGTAGAACTTCTAAGACCTTAAGTGAATTTGAAACTCGTTCCTCTTTTCTTGACCGGTCTTCCTCATCTAACTCGCGAAGGAGTTCAAGTAATGGTTCTGCTAAGCATGCCTATAGTAGTTTTAACAGAAGTCACCGTGATAAGGAccgagaaaaagagaaagatagATTTGGAGACCATTGGGATCGGGATTCCTCTGACCCCTTAGGAAATATATTTACCAGGGTTGAGAAGGACACACTGCGGCGTTCTCAGTCTTTGGTTTCAAGGAAACCAGGTGAGCAATTGTCTCGAAGGGTTTCTACGGACTTGAAAAGCTCTAGTAATAGTAACCACAGCAATGGCAATGGCACACTTTCTGGGTGTCTTGGTGCTAGCATCCAGAAGGCTGTATTTGAAAAGGACTTTCCCTCACTCGGAACTGAAGAAAGGCAAGGTGTCCCTGATATTGGAAGAGTTTCCTCTCCTGGTTTTACTACAGCTGTTCAGAGTTTGCCTGTTGCTAATTCTTCTTTGGTTGGTGGAGAGGGTTGGACCTCAGCTCTTGTAGAGGTGCCACCAAAGAACGGAAACAGTGGCTCAGGATCTTTTCCCTTGCAACAAACTGCTGCAGCAGTTACTTCAGGGTCTGGCACTCCAACTGCAATGGCTGGTCTTAATATGGCTGAAGCTTTGGCACAGGCTCCATCACGAACTCGTGCTGCACCACAG TTGTCTGTCAAGACACAAAGGCTCGAGGAACTGGCTATAAAACAGTCAAGGCAACTAATACCGGTGACACCTTCCTTGCCTAAAACATTA ACTCTCAGTTCTGATAAATCAAAGCCCAAAACTGGTGCCAGAACTGGTGAGATGAATGTGACTCCTAAGAGTGGACAGCAGCAGCAATCCTCATTGCACAATGTTAATCAATACCTACGTGGTGGAAGTATGAAGCCTGATACTCCAAAGACATCTCATGGGAAGTTTCTCGTTCTTAAACCAGTCCGGGAGAATGGTGTCTCTCCTTCATCAAAAGATGTCACTAGCCCAACATATAGTTCCACTAGTAAAGCATTTAATACTCAAGTGGCTGCTGCTCCTCCAGTTGTATCTGCTTCTTCTAGGAGTCCCAACAGTCGGAAAGTTTCCTCTCTGGAGCGCAAGGTTGCTGCTCTGGATTTGAAATCAGGACCTGCTTTGGAAAAGAAACCTTCTTTGTCTCAGTCCCAGAGCAGGAATGATTTTTTTAATCTCATAAAGAAGAAAACCTCAGTAAACCCTTCAACTGCCCTCCCAGATTCAGGTCCTCATATTTCTTCTCCTACTAGTGAAAAATCAGGTGAAGAAACTAGGGAGGCATTCAGTGCTCCTGCAAGTCCACACACTGTTGAAAACGGTGCTGAAGTGAATGGCAATGGTGATAGCTGTAAAGAAATACAGAGGTTTTCTGATGGTGGAGAGGATGAATGTCCCAGCGCTGCTTTATATCTGGATGAGGAAGAGGTTAAATTCCTCCGATCACTTGGATGGGATGAAAATGCTGCTGAGGATGAAGGGCTTACAGAAGAGGAGATCAGTGCGTTTTATGAGGAG TGCATGAAGAAGGGGCCATCCTTCAAACTATGTCGTGGATTACAGCCAAAGTTTTCAATGCTGCCTGAATCTCATGCCACTAACCCTGGTGGGGCTTCTTCTGAATTAAGTTCGTCTGACTCGGGATCTGATGCATGA